The nucleotide window ATCTATATAAGTGTCTCACAATGGAGGTTTAAAAATGAACGGAATCATCCCTCTGTGGAAGCCAAAAGGAATGACTTCCCATGATTGTGTCGATCGGATCCGGAAAATAATGAAAACTAAAAAGGTTGGTCATACAGGCACCCTGGACCCAGAGGTTGAAGGAGTTTTACCTATATGCATCGGTAAAGCTACAAAAATCGTATCTTTAATGACTCAACATCAAAAAGAATACCGAACTGAAATCTCATTAGGCCGCTCAACCACTACAGAAGATTTCACAGGAGAGACCGTCGAAACCAAAGAAGTTGATCGTGAATTATCAATTGAAGAATGCGAGAAAGCTTTGAATCATTTCATTGGTGAAATTGATCAGATTCCGCCCATGTATTCAGCTGTAAAAGTAAACGGCATGAAACTATATGAATATGCGAGAGAAGGATTAACAGTTGAACGACCATCAAGGGTTGTCAAAATACATAATATAACTCTCCTATCTGGTGAACTGGTCCGGGTAGGAGATATGGATGTGCGTTTCACATTCAATGTACACTGCTCAGGGGGTACCTACATTCGCACTTTATGTGTAGATATAGGAAAAGCTTTAGGTTATCCTGCACATATGTCTGAATTGACTCGCCTACAATCTGGCGCTTTCGTTTCTGATGACAGTGTAACTTTTTCACAAATACAACAAGCGGTGGACGATGAGGATTTTGATCGTATATTTTTACCTATGAAATATGCTTTACCAGAACTGCGTGAATATGTCATCACAGACACCGAGCTGATTCGTTTCCATCAAGGACAAGTTTTACCGATTCCTGAGGAACTAACTGAGGAAAAAATGTTTAAGGTTATTGATCCTAATGGAGCTTTGATAGCTATTTATCAACCCCACCCTAAAAAAACAGGGCTGATGAAGCCAGTAAAAGTACTAGTGTAAGGAAGGTGGAAACATGAAAGTATTCAGACTATCCAAACCAGAAGATGCATCATCACAGTCATTTGACCCATCAACTGTAGCCGTTGGTTATTTTGATGGCGTACATATTGGTCATCAACATGTTATCCAGCATGCAATAGACATTGCAGATGAAAAAA belongs to Halalkalibacillus sediminis and includes:
- the truB gene encoding tRNA pseudouridine(55) synthase TruB, yielding MNGIIPLWKPKGMTSHDCVDRIRKIMKTKKVGHTGTLDPEVEGVLPICIGKATKIVSLMTQHQKEYRTEISLGRSTTTEDFTGETVETKEVDRELSIEECEKALNHFIGEIDQIPPMYSAVKVNGMKLYEYAREGLTVERPSRVVKIHNITLLSGELVRVGDMDVRFTFNVHCSGGTYIRTLCVDIGKALGYPAHMSELTRLQSGAFVSDDSVTFSQIQQAVDDEDFDRIFLPMKYALPELREYVITDTELIRFHQGQVLPIPEELTEEKMFKVIDPNGALIAIYQPHPKKTGLMKPVKVLV